In Nocardioides sp. JS614, the sequence TCGGAGGCCAGCACGCCGGTGTAGCCGTGGTCGGCGTCGCACTCGGGGTCGCTGCAGCCGGCCGGCTCGAGGTCGACCCGGCTCACCCCGCCCCAGCCGATGGTCATCACGGCCTCGGCCGGCTTGCTCGGGCCGGCGGCCGGGTTGGCGATCATCCGCGTGACCACCACGGACTTGACCGCGGACAGCCGGATCGCCTCCGTGGACGTCGAGGTGTAGGGCTGCGGGAGCAGGTCGTCACCCTCGTGCTCGTCGGTGTGGGCCAGGATCAGCCGGGTGGGCGTGAGCACCACGACGGAGAGGTGCCGGCGCACCTCGTCCCGGTCGAAGGTCGGCTCGTGGTGCACGAAGTACGACACGACCTGCTCGCCCGCGACGGCACCGCTCACGCCGTCGGCCACCACGTCGGGGTAGTAGCCGGTGCGGTCGATCGCGTCCCTGAGCTCGAGAGCCCGGTCGTGGTCCTCGTCGATCCTGCTGCTCCGCATGCCTGCAGTCTGTCACGGGGCCCGGACGGGCCCCGGTGGAGGCAGCTCAGAAGCTGTAGTCGAAGGCGGCAAGGTCGCGGGCGAAGACGTCCTCGACCCGGCGCCGCATCGACTGGGTGTACAGCTCACGGTAGTCGGGGCGGTGCCGGTCGACGTTCACGCTCTGCAGCGGCTCCCAGGGCAGCTCGAAGCGGGCAAACACCGCCCGCAGGTCGGCCTCCAGGCTCTCCTGCCGGCCGATGAAGTCGGCCCGGCGGCCGGCCTTGGTGGTCAGGTAGTTGATCTGCGGCGTGCGCAGCCGCGGCCAGTCCTCGGTGCCCTTGAGGATGAAGCTCTCGAAGTCCGGGTAGGTCTCGGCGACCGCCTTGATGAACGACTTGCCCTGGAAGAACTGCTGTGAGCCCTTCCGGCCCTTGGCCGCCCGGTCCTCGAGCCGTTCCACCA encodes:
- a CDS encoding DUF5998 family protein, coding for MRSSRIDEDHDRALELRDAIDRTGYYPDVVADGVSGAVAGEQVVSYFVHHEPTFDRDEVRRHLSVVVLTPTRLILAHTDEHEGDDLLPQPYTSTSTEAIRLSAVKSVVVTRMIANPAAGPSKPAEAVMTIGWGGVSRVDLEPAGCSDPECDADHGYTGVLASDDFSLRVSAAADGADAVAGLLSFAEQLSARTHANER
- a CDS encoding sulfotransferase family 2 domain-containing protein, with protein sequence MVISDAQRFLFVHVQKTGGSTIDKRLDDVLPDARGVKGLDRHAMLGKILQTEPALASYWIVGYVRNPFARLLSWYRMVERLEDRAAKGRKGSQQFFQGKSFIKAVAETYPDFESFILKGTEDWPRLRTPQINYLTTKAGRRADFIGRQESLEADLRAVFARFELPWEPLQSVNVDRHRPDYRELYTQSMRRRVEDVFARDLAAFDYSF